A genomic region of Bubalus kerabau isolate K-KA32 ecotype Philippines breed swamp buffalo chromosome 10, PCC_UOA_SB_1v2, whole genome shotgun sequence contains the following coding sequences:
- the LOC129621289 gene encoding thymosin beta-4-like codes for MSDKPHKAEVEKFDKLKLKKTQTQEKNALPSKETIEQEK; via the coding sequence ATGTCTGACAAACCCCATAAGGCTGAGGTAGAGAAGTTCGATAagttgaaattgaagaaaacacaaacacaagAGAAAAATGCACTGCCTTCAAAAGAAACTATTGAACAGGAGAAGTAA